The Medicago truncatula cultivar Jemalong A17 chromosome 4, MtrunA17r5.0-ANR, whole genome shotgun sequence genome includes a region encoding these proteins:
- the LOC11427127 gene encoding SEC14-like protein 5, which yields MDAMNQLQELIIKVDHPLQTTFQNVHQGYVTENLTRFLKARDCDPSKAYQMLVDCLNWRVQNQIDNILSKPIIPAHLYRTIRDSQLIGLSGYTREGLPVFAIGVGLSTFDKASVHYYVQSHIQMNEYRDRVILPSASKKHGRPITNCVKVLDMTGLKLSALNHIKNFPSLHTTKPSPLQPLFPQQISG from the exons ATGGATGCCATGAATCAGTTGCAGGAATTAATCATCAAAGTTGACCACCCATTGCAGACAACTTTTCag aatgttcatcaaGGATATGTCACTGAAAACTTGACTCGCTTTCTAAAAGCAAGGGATTGTGATCCTTCTAAGGCTTATCAAATG TTGGTTGATTGTTTAAACTGGAGAGTACAAAATCAGATTGACAATATATTATCT aaaCCAATTATTCCTGCCCATTTATATAGAACAATCCGTGATTCACAACTCATTGGATTGTCCGGCTATACAAGAGAG GGTCTTCCTGTCTTTGCAATTGGTGTTGGGCTTAGCACATTTGACAAAGCATCA GTCCATTATTATGTGCAGTCTCACAttcaaatgaatgaatatcgcgATCGTGTCATATTG CCTTCTGCATCAAAGAAGCATGGGCGGCCTATTACCAATTGTGTAAAGGTTTTAGATATGACTGGCCTGAAGCTCTCGGCCTTGAATCACATTAAG AATTTTCCATCTCTGCATACCACAAAGCCGTCTCCATTGCAGCCTTTGTTTCCTCAACAGATTTCAGGTTAG
- the LOC120579999 gene encoding WEB family protein At1g12150 — protein sequence MDEFSLKNEYDDPELIQSLDAKLAETSAEIEVLQEQMKKIHASKMDSVKLLTSELKEATKTLQDVAAEEISLKKLVFSLRTELKQVKKEQDELKDKKQAAEVLAFNLTGELQKSAEEAGPQPGTVDANVFYMKSCKIQKLQSETEDAKREAEEMSRKAQELKQEAEASRAAAEEAEKKLELVLEEAKAAKAAEQKAIKEMKIISDVQSRLSISKFSGKIRMSKEEFESLNGKVKEYQELAEKKET from the exons atggatgaatttagcttaAAGAATGAATATGATGATCCAGAACTAATCCAAAGCCTAGACGCCAAACTTGCCGAAACAAGTGCAGAGATTGAGGTTCTTCAAGAGCAGATGAAAAAGATCCATGCTTCCAAGATGGATTCTGTGAAACTTCTAACTTCAGAACTCAAAGAAGCCACAAAGACACTACAGGATGTTGCTGCAGAAGAAATCTCCCTTAAAAAGCTAGTATTTTCTCTTAGGACAGAATTGAAACAAGTGAAGAAAGAGCAAGATGAACTTAAGGATAAGAAACAAGCAGCAGAAGTTCTTGCTTTTAACCTCACTGGTGAATTGCAAAAGAGCGCAGAAGAGGCGGGGCCTCAGCCAGGTACCGTGGATGCCAATGTTTTCTACATGAAAAGTTGTAAAATCCAGAAGCTACAATCGGAGACAGAAGATGCAAAAAGAGAAGCTGAAGAGATGAGCAGAAAGGCTCAGGAACTGAAGCAAGAAGCTGAAGCATCCCGAGCAGCGGCTGAAGAAGCAGAGAAAAAGCTAGAACTTGTTTTGGAAGAGGCTAAAGCAGCAAAAGCAGCAGAACAAAAAGCCATTAAAGAGATGAAGATTATCTCCGACGTGCAAAGTAGACTCTCGATTTCAAAATTCAGCGGAAAGATCAGGATGTCAAAGGAAGAGTTTGAGTCACTGAATGGAAAAGTGAAGGAATACCAAGAATTGGCAGAAAAGAAAGAG ACATAA